From Methanobrevibacter sp., the proteins below share one genomic window:
- a CDS encoding Lrp/AsnC family transcriptional regulator: MVKTKNNVIKLDDIDIKILKIINEDVRTSYRQISRSLDVSVGTVHNRIDKMVKIGVIKKFSPVLDHEKLGFVLTTIIGVRVKGEKLKSWEEKTMYNKNIVGIYDVTGEYDAILIAKFRNTNELNGFIKELLKNPIIERTYTQTVLEVIKEDMGSSNIL; this comes from the coding sequence ATGGTAAAGACAAAAAATAATGTTATCAAGTTAGATGATATTGATATCAAGATTCTAAAAATAATCAATGAGGATGTAAGAACATCTTACAGGCAAATTTCACGTAGTTTGGATGTGTCCGTGGGAACTGTACACAACCGTATTGACAAAATGGTAAAAATAGGAGTTATCAAGAAATTTTCACCAGTTCTCGACCATGAAAAGTTAGGTTTTGTTTTAACCACCATCATTGGTGTGAGAGTTAAAGGAGAAAAGCTCAAAAGCTGGGAAGAAAAAACCATGTATAATAAAAATATAGTTGGAATATATGACGTTACCGGCGAATATGATGCTATTTTGATTGCTAAATTCAGAAACACAAATGAATTAAATGGTTTTATTAAAGAGCTATTAAAAAATCCGATTATAGAAAGAACTTACACTCAAACCGTTCTTGAAGTTATTAAAGAGGATATGGGATCTTCAAATATTTTATAA
- the mptA gene encoding GTP cyclohydrolase MptA produces MAVCLPDTQDDTPSIPIKLTRVGVTGVKKLLQLERTNKRPIILLPTFDAFVDLPNNQKGVHMSRNPEAISEVVETVAMDSTVDIESLCAKIVDKMMTKHEYAKRVEISMKTDYMFMKESPVTQNKTQEMATLKAKAVGLRDDDGNVKIRKSIGAEVVGMTVCPCAQESVRESDKNKLLEFLDEETTQKVLDTVTFASHNQRGVGTLLIEVPHDQKVEAEDLIEIIESSMSSPVCELLKRPDENATVMNAHRKPVFVEDCVRNMMEKIANKYSDLPDNTLITARQENHESIHRHNAFAEKETTLGELKAELNIE; encoded by the coding sequence TTGGCAGTTTGCTTACCCGATACTCAAGACGATACTCCGTCAATACCTATAAAATTAACCAGAGTCGGTGTTACTGGAGTTAAAAAATTATTACAATTAGAAAGAACAAATAAAAGACCAATAATTTTATTACCTACTTTTGATGCATTTGTAGACTTACCTAATAATCAAAAAGGGGTCCACATGTCTAGAAACCCGGAAGCAATCAGTGAAGTTGTTGAAACTGTTGCTATGGATTCCACAGTTGACATTGAATCATTATGTGCAAAAATTGTTGATAAAATGATGACCAAGCATGAATATGCTAAACGTGTTGAAATTAGTATGAAAACCGACTATATGTTCATGAAAGAGTCACCAGTAACTCAAAATAAAACCCAGGAAATGGCTACTTTAAAAGCAAAAGCCGTTGGATTAAGAGACGATGACGGCAATGTAAAAATCAGAAAAAGCATTGGTGCGGAAGTTGTTGGAATGACTGTATGTCCATGTGCACAAGAATCTGTAAGGGAATCAGATAAAAACAAATTATTAGAATTTTTAGACGAAGAAACAACACAAAAAGTCTTAGACACTGTCACTTTCGCTTCACACAACCAAAGAGGTGTGGGGACATTACTGATTGAAGTTCCGCATGACCAGAAAGTTGAAGCTGAAGATCTCATCGAAATTATTGAAAGTTCAATGAGTTCTCCGGTGTGTGAATTACTCAAGAGACCTGATGAAAATGCAACTGTTATGAATGCTCACAGAAAACCTGTTTTCGTTGAAGACTGCGTTAGAAATATGATGGAAAAAATTGCTAACAAATATTCAGATTTACCTGACAATACATTAATTACCGCACGTCAAGAAAACCATGAAAGTATTCACAGACACAACGCATTTGCAGAAAAAGAGACCACATTAGGTGAATTGAAAGCAGAATTGAATATTGAATAG
- a CDS encoding DUF2120 family protein, with amino-acid sequence MKKTYEIAGKVMGFFDSFKGSKPAIDNDKILIVRGRSRTVIPLDEFDSKLSEIGELLEGTELDATSEKISEILKSGDKHIQESEGTTDYVDESGFMRMKDELEYMGLVVDYKVFEVPGFDVVIAIWEDKNELPPLYVEVTVSEHED; translated from the coding sequence ATGAAAAAGACTTATGAAATTGCCGGAAAAGTGATGGGTTTTTTTGATTCATTTAAAGGGTCAAAACCTGCAATCGATAACGATAAGATACTCATTGTTAGAGGAAGATCAAGAACAGTAATCCCCTTAGACGAATTTGACTCAAAACTTAGTGAAATTGGTGAACTTCTCGAAGGAACTGAATTAGATGCAACCTCAGAAAAAATTTCTGAAATTTTAAAATCCGGAGACAAACATATTCAAGAAAGTGAAGGAACAACAGATTATGTCGATGAAAGCGGATTTATGAGAATGAAAGACGAGCTTGAATATATGGGTCTCGTGGTCGACTATAAAGTATTTGAAGTTCCGGGTTTTGATGTGGTAATTGCCATATGGGAAGATAAAAATGAACTTCCACCATTATATGTAGAAGTGACTGTTTCAGAACACGAAGATTAA
- the cofG gene encoding 7,8-didemethyl-8-hydroxy-5-deazariboflavin synthase subunit CofG, with protein sequence MHSKLTKKDILRILNAADSEIIDYMSQTSKYRENNLITYSKNVFIPLTEICRNDCGYCNFKKNPDDPEAIILKTKEEVLESLKEAEQYGCKEALFTFGENADEEEVVQHKLAEYGYEEMIDYITDICQMTLNETSLLPHTNGGNFTFDELTKLKEVNASLGLMLENSSDRLMKLPAHNKSPGKDPKLRLETIANAGKLKIPYTTGILIGIGETKEEIAESLIAIKELYEEYEHIQEVIIQNFTPIPGIEMENWAEPTFLDMVRTVIAATLLFADTDVSIQVPPNLNNETAQIFLLCGADDWGGVSPVSPDYVNITSPWPGIDELKRLTQDAGFELKERLCIYEKYINTEWLNGNLLEKVSNLSPHQ encoded by the coding sequence ATGCATTCAAAATTAACTAAAAAAGATATTCTCCGTATTTTAAATGCTGCCGATAGTGAAATAATCGACTATATGTCACAAACATCGAAATACAGGGAGAATAATCTTATTACTTATTCTAAAAACGTATTCATACCATTGACTGAAATCTGCAGAAATGATTGCGGATACTGCAATTTTAAAAAGAATCCTGATGATCCTGAAGCCATAATACTTAAAACAAAAGAAGAAGTTTTAGAAAGTTTAAAAGAGGCTGAACAATATGGCTGTAAAGAAGCTCTTTTTACTTTTGGCGAAAATGCTGATGAAGAAGAAGTCGTTCAGCATAAATTAGCCGAATATGGTTATGAAGAGATGATTGACTATATAACCGACATATGTCAAATGACGTTAAATGAAACAAGTCTGCTACCTCACACTAACGGAGGAAACTTTACCTTTGATGAACTGACAAAGTTAAAGGAAGTTAATGCATCATTAGGATTAATGCTTGAAAATTCATCAGACAGGTTAATGAAATTGCCTGCACATAATAAAAGTCCGGGGAAAGATCCTAAATTAAGACTAGAAACAATAGCAAATGCCGGAAAACTTAAAATTCCATATACCACAGGAATATTAATTGGAATTGGCGAGACAAAAGAAGAAATTGCCGAATCCTTGATTGCAATTAAAGAATTATATGAGGAGTACGAACATATCCAAGAGGTAATCATTCAAAATTTCACACCGATTCCTGGAATTGAAATGGAAAATTGGGCAGAACCAACATTTTTGGATATGGTCAGAACCGTAATTGCTGCAACACTTCTCTTTGCAGATACTGATGTCAGTATTCAGGTCCCGCCTAATTTGAATAATGAAACTGCTCAGATATTCTTATTGTGCGGTGCTGACGATTGGGGAGGAGTTTCGCCGGTAAGTCCAGATTATGTCAATATCACGTCCCCATGGCCGGGAATTGATGAACTTAAAAGATTAACTCAAGATGCAGGCTTTGAATTAAAAGAAAGATTATGCATTTATGAAAAATACATCAATACCGAATGGCTAAACGGCAATTTATTAGAAAAAGTTTCTAATCTATCACCGCATCAATAA
- a CDS encoding class I SAM-dependent methyltransferase family protein, whose translation MKYKKIGDILILDNNCPKKDFENLSKAHNVKTVMKINHIQGTKREPVYNILYGSETETVHKENGCLFKLDLSKVMWSKGNNNERLRIAKLVEDGETVIDMFAGIGYFSIPVGVHSNAEEIISIEINPNSYHFLCENIKLNKLNNVNPILGDCKYETPKFKADRIIMGYVKTTHHYLKVAIDSLNKGGILHYHETVPEKLMNTRPLERIMSQAGNRDVELLKINKIKKYAPGVEHVVIDAVID comes from the coding sequence ATGAAATATAAAAAAATTGGAGATATTTTAATTTTAGATAATAATTGCCCAAAAAAGGATTTTGAGAATTTATCTAAAGCTCATAATGTTAAAACCGTAATGAAAATCAATCATATTCAGGGAACTAAAAGGGAGCCGGTTTATAATATACTTTATGGCAGTGAAACTGAAACTGTCCATAAGGAAAACGGCTGTCTGTTCAAGTTGGATTTAAGTAAAGTGATGTGGTCTAAAGGCAACAATAATGAAAGATTAAGAATAGCAAAGCTAGTTGAGGATGGCGAAACAGTAATCGACATGTTTGCAGGTATCGGGTATTTTTCTATTCCGGTTGGTGTTCATTCAAATGCAGAAGAAATAATTTCTATTGAGATTAATCCAAATTCATATCATTTCTTATGTGAAAATATAAAATTAAATAAATTAAATAATGTAAATCCCATTTTAGGTGACTGTAAATATGAAACTCCCAAATTCAAAGCAGATAGGATTATAATGGGTTATGTAAAAACCACTCATCATTATTTAAAAGTAGCTATTGACAGTTTAAATAAAGGAGGCATTCTTCACTATCACGAGACGGTTCCCGAAAAACTAATGAATACAAGACCTCTTGAAAGAATTATGTCTCAGGCTGGAAATCGTGATGTGGAATTGTTAAAAATAAATAAAATAAAAAAATATGCTCCTGGCGTAGAGCACGTTGTTATTGATGCGGTGATAGATTAG
- the psmB gene encoding archaeal proteasome endopeptidase complex subunit beta, producing the protein MDDKILKGTTTVGIECKDGVVFASERRASMGNLVAHKVAEKIFKIDDNIVTTIAGSVGDAQNLMKVIEAEVSLYQMRNNNAISVKAAASLTANILRSGPMYVQTLLGGMDEDKPSLYSLDPAGGMIKDTYISTGSGSIVAYGVLEDRFRDDLTIDEGIEIAIRAIKAAAERDTYSGNGYLVAKVDKDGFEMLDNEKINKILDKI; encoded by the coding sequence ATGGATGATAAAATACTAAAAGGTACAACAACCGTTGGAATTGAATGTAAAGACGGTGTTGTATTTGCAAGTGAAAGAAGAGCTAGTATGGGAAACTTAGTAGCTCACAAAGTAGCAGAAAAAATATTTAAAATTGATGATAACATTGTAACTACCATTGCAGGTTCTGTTGGAGATGCTCAAAATTTAATGAAAGTTATTGAAGCGGAAGTCTCATTATATCAAATGAGAAACAATAATGCAATCAGTGTTAAAGCTGCTGCATCATTAACTGCAAATATATTACGTTCCGGACCGATGTATGTTCAAACATTACTTGGCGGTATGGATGAAGACAAACCATCTCTTTATTCATTAGACCCTGCCGGAGGTATGATTAAAGATACTTACATTTCAACTGGTTCAGGATCCATCGTAGCTTATGGAGTTCTTGAAGACAGATTTAGAGATGATTTAACTATTGACGAAGGAATTGAAATAGCTATAAGAGCTATCAAAGCTGCTGCTGAACGTGACACTTATTCCGGAAACGGATATTTAGTCGCTAAAGTAGATAAAGACGGTTTTGAAATGTTAGATAATGAAAAAATAAACAAAATTTTGGATAAAATTTAA